From Malaya genurostris strain Urasoe2022 chromosome 2, Malgen_1.1, whole genome shotgun sequence:
GTCACATTcacattaggttttttaccgtcactgctaacctcaatcaaatgaacacattttgacagttcagcagtactgtttgtaaacatagattttttggtttttctgttgacaaattggatgagaccatttacagtccatatcgcctaaatagagttttaaaacaattgttcacgaTTAGATACgggttgtttttgagatttattaaatgaaaGTCACTAGTTGCAaaatgtaaagatgattgtttgagatgtgttcttcgatttttgtttaagtttgtttgtaaacagtaccgctgaactgtcaaggatgaattcttgttcatttgtgacgtcacgataaaaaatctaataggGACTGTAATAGCATAACACCTTTTGGTGTGTTACTACGGGACTCTAAAAAAAGGCCGAAATACGAAAGTCGGCCCCACGCAAGCAAACCGTTTGCCCGGTCTGCCCGTTGAAAGAATCGTTTCGGCTTTCTGAGTTTCGGCCTTCTGAGGTTCGGCTTTCTATGACGTACGCCTTTTTGTGTTTTCGGCTTTTCGTTTTTCGACCTTTTGTAGTACTCCCGTTACTACACAGTTTATTGAAGGTAACGCGATGCTTTATGGTTACCAAATGGTTGTTTTTAGAAAGTTATTaatattgaacacaatttattcACATATTTGTTGTGCAATAATTTTTATTCGCTACATTATAAACCTATACACTGTACAGGTTTGCCAGGTAGACGCGACTCCACTGGGTTCTTTCCTGAAACATGGGGAAAATGAGCTCAGTACCATATCGCATTACCGAACTGCGGTTCAGATCGTTGCAGGGTTTCTCACGCGTATCGCGTAGAGATTAAAAGAGAAAGAAAACTAGAGAAAAGCAACTGGCCTTTCTAATGAAGTGAATGTAATTACCACTGTTCTTTCGTTATAATTCTGGATGGATTCATATAATTAGATGTATCTGTAGCTTTAGGTTCTGCTGTGTAAAAGTAAAACGTGGCATATCAAAGGCTTCCGCGTAGCTTTGACTGACCATCAATGGGTTTGAATTTGTTTATATCATAGTTACTATGAATTGTTGCAATGTATTCTTTATATTTGTACCAGTACTCTCTTCTTGATTCTGATTGATCCGAAGAACATATTCTTTTCCGTATACTACTACAAATATTAAGAATTAAAAACGATGTTTCAGTTTTTCGGCTACAGTTCAAATAATAACATATCAGCATAGAAAAGACTCTAATGTATCTCTTAAAAATTGGTAAAGAGCATACAAAACTGGTCTGGTATCCTGTCAAACGCTCTAAACAATCACTCGAAGTTGGATGGATTttcaacattgtattttctttttaaaaGCGTATTTCATTGTGCTTCAAATAGGACTATGCAACAAATTCCCAAAACGCAATATATCATAAGATATCGAAGATTTTATTCAGTTATCAAATCACAACCAAATTATTTGCACGACTTTAAAATCGTATGTTCAATCCACACTGTTCAACGTCGTTTTGATACACGTAGTTCGAACAGATGGTGTGTCACAGGATGACGTTACTTATTAAAATTGCAACTCTTCGATAGCACGTAATACCTTAGATTGAGCAACtgcaatttattataaaattaaaaCCAATCACCATATCATCATACTATTTCGATAGGTATGTCATTTATTCATCAGCTAATTCGAATCAGCAAGATGCACTTTTTGCTTGTATTCAATTGAGTGACGTTATAGAAAAACGCAGCTGAGCATTATATGGGTGGGGTTAACCATCAGAAGCAGAGTTGTAACATAATCTCTTGTTAATTGTACTCAAAATTGTTCCATTTCAATGTCACTGTTCAACTTACGAACTAATTTACTAGATCGTTGTCTATTTACTAACTGACTTCCACCAAAGCTATTGCATCTGACTCATCGTACTAAAAAAGATGAATCATAGGACAACGTCGAAGAGTGATCATCATACAAACAGCTCACCTTGaatcaaaatttatatttattctttTTGATGATGGAACTAGTATCATTCTTAACGTATTACATGTTTCCTACGAAACACCGGCCGTCAAAACAAAACGTTAGACAAAGAATAGTGGAAACGTAGTGGCATAACGCCAGCGAAACATTTTATCCAGCTGAACATGGTAATAAGAGATTCACTTACCACTGGATTTATTGCGATCCGGATGGCTTGCTCGTTCCGCACTGTTTCAAATTGGTGCACACTAATAAcaaagtacaatgaattatcacAATTTCACAAACAAATGCGTATTAAATTTTCGTGAAATTCTACAAAGTATGCACAAAACGGTAACCTGTCTTCACCGACTCTCTGGAAGGAATCCTGCTTTTGCTGTAAAAAACTGCTTCTTCCTTTCTTCTCTTTTGTGTTGGATCTTTATTCACCAACACATCACTACAAGCCGAATATTTTATGACATTTTATTTGTCAGTAACGCCAGTGAGGGGTATGAATGCGATGAAAAATATTTCCTTTAAAGTTATAATGGAATGGACACGATCCGAGTAGAATGCCGAATCTTGAGTGCTTTTCTTCTAGTAGACTGGTTGAGTACCAGAACccaaatcacagactaacagacaggacactcaaattagattcttcaatcattttaacggtcatttcgaatattcctttatttgggacagtactcacatgtgtcatgattcttcttcttcttcttcttcctttctggttggcgtcacctcacttgagatgacgccgaattgatggcacagcaactaaggctatattgccagttaattttcgtttatagtccagtggactttcttttcacttgactacaagcgaaaatctcgctgtgtggctgcgtcgaatcgtcaaagtacggctgaaaatcctttctttcttgcgaaatactcgaattttccccggactaacacgatgcaacgtgctcacccgttgagagtttcaccggaagtgcatgtgtcatgatggcgccacgttaccctatcaaaaacatcctgtctgtcatctagactgtgtttatttttttcatttatcaacagagttgccattcatacagaattacctgtattgtatacgtccatgcgaatttcatgcaggatacagatttaatacataattgtgcctacttctcatccttcaacgcaatacaaaatcgaacccgttttgttacaatatttacttgcttctggtctgcccaacccatacacaacctgacagaaataagcctgtttcatatgtgttccactAAATTCAGGACGGCACTAGTGTACCTAAACAATACGGGTGCAatgaattacgaaacaaaaagattacaagagaaaaaagtacttcattacgttatttacgttcactgtgtatgcgtccagcaatatatttaaaaggagtttaattttcatattgtgactcacgcaagaactcctgaatgaaatgaaaatattgcgaTTTTTTCTAACAGCGCTGCATTACACCAAACTCATTAATAACACACGTCATAAATCTCCAAACAtgcgtattttctaatctttctatcttttaatTTACTCTGCGCAACATCTTCCCTTTGGTCTAAAAAGATAACTattaatagtaattgatagagttagaaatgaactgttttttgaaatgtggtgTGTGGCTAAAGAGTATCTAACGTATTTAGTCTTGTCAATTAAAACGCAAGGAATTAGTAGCCATTTGTAGGAGTATTTGTTATCATTGGATGATCTTCTAACGACTCGAATGCAGATAAGGGAACCATAGATTTAAGCTTGGTTTGCAAAATAGTAGTATTGTTCCTCAGGATTCAGTAGAATACATTACTttatgttcattgttcattgaaatgtgatgaactactgttaaaccttctattgatgaaaagagaaaaattatacttatgctaaaccatagtaacttatcatcataattattttattggTATCAGGAAATgctagcaaaatttattttacttatttaaatattaaaattattatactcgaaaaaacagatacgttatttccaaatattattctatttacgacgtcattgtggaaccagagaaccaaaagttttacttatattctcgatgtatgggagctgtcaagttgtccactggttgggtctgccgccacttaatttcgggtgaaactaccaacacaatgaaaaatagtctagatgaacaacgttgagtcaaataaatggttaccttccaacatcgcgaaaatgttaaatatattatcaacgtaatccaatattttattgtgacgattcattttcaaatattttgatgaaatcaggcatccctgcaagcagctgatcggtgttgacaaacgaggggaatccaactagtaaaaaacttttacataatacaaggggtgtacagatagtgaatagttcgcgcagtacaatataggtggaactagtgcatcacgaaaaattatttttataagaattcattcatactgtcatgtctgttagtctgtgcccaaattatcagatccgaatgaattccgaatcggcgagaaattctcATTCGGAATTcgatgtggaaatcataataaaTTCCAACTCCAGGCAACAATCGATTCCGaacgaatttcgcctacaaccggttgattcggaaacctGTCAGAATAGAGTgaaaagatgcggactgaattgtcaattcgttttcttcttattcttcccggTTTtttacgttttcgtgctgattaataccgttttcatgagttgttgtttagggcgcgtaccacgtgtttgttttactcggagtcaaagTCGCCCGCGTCTtggtttaaaaacgaaaatggTATAAGTCGCCtgacttttacactaacacattcataaaatgagcgaatattcaatgacatttataatgtcactgtcaattggGTTGATCGAGAATCCAACTCAGGCAaatattctagcactgaaccgatcgagcactgaaaaatcatggagTCGATTAAAAATTCATTGCTGATTCCGTCAATGTGGAAATGTGGGAAGAAGTCGATTATTTCGATagtttcacgacaaaagaacctGCTAATGAAAGCCTCtctttagcggcccttacacgagtcattaaaaatgtcattactaaaaaataatatcattttaatgaagtgtaatggtgcagtaatgacgagatttctatagcggcccttacacgtgacaatattattgtcaatccaaagtattgtcaataccctcaatccaattgacttggaacTTGAGTctgcatttttcgaacaaatcaagcgtttgaagcttcaaatattgcaaatgaacatggaaacattgagagaagagttcattgcacatatttgacagtattgtcggattgatgagtagttttgattttttgacaatattttcgtcaatccaatgaagtttccattacacgatcaaaagtattgtcaatactccttgtattgacaataatattgtctcgtgtaagggccgcttatcaaatttgaaatacatcattacttatgtcgttttcgtttttaaattgcgctacactggtgtagcgaaagctgcactgaaatcgttcgtttttaccaattgcactacaccaatgctacactttttctgcaccgataccactggtgtagcactcatcaaaagtttggtgtagctctgtgcaatggaatcgtttattgtagtcaatggttactgtttatgttttcgtcatttttgttcgtttattgatGCCTCAGtgcagcactgcaccggtgtagtgcaaattaaaaacgaaaacgccattagtcatcattaaaaatgacaaaaataatgatcgtgtaagggccgcttttgtttactttctcttttgattgtcacggagccattactgcaatttcatgatagtttccaatataaatcgaaagcgtgTGGTCTTAACTTGAAAGCTCTGTTAGGGATAAGTCGATGATAGACCAATCATCCAATTGAAAAGTTGATGAAAAATACCGAATTCTCCTTAGTATGCAGTGAAGATATTCTGAATAATAATTTGTAGGGAAGTATGGTAACAGGAATGTAGATATAAATAATTAGAAAGTAATATCACATTTTTATTCGTCATTCTTCGCTGTTTTGATCTTTGCCGAAAAATGCTTACCACAGTAACATAGCTTCCCAGCAGGATGTAGGAATTCTTTTTTTCTCGCGAAACACTCAAAATTTCACCGTACTGAATTCGAAACGACGTGTCCATTGATTGATTAAACTGACCAATTTTTCATACACCTTAATACAAAAtaattagaatatttttttcgttagttcgctttcacatctcaaccaagtcagtcgataaaacaatacCGCTTACGtttgggacggaagaaaccaagtacagtattgtgaagTAATCGCTTTCGAGAACAATCTCGAAACGAGTgagccaaacgaacaaaagctaccgccgctacgGAAGAATACAATTACTGTTgatttcaggcagtgcaaaattcgaccttcgatacgagaacttgaaggtttgcttaaggagcaaatgcaactTGACATTAAacatgtgcatttacttcaatgcaataagacaaataatgtagtttacatccagttttataaagagttggatgaaaTTTAATTCCCAAAATATAATAACAATGTgccctatgtggagcacgaaaacattaagtacaacattgcagtatatatggaagatagtgctatagaagtgcgtgtgcatgattttccctcaagcgtcatcgatccatatattcgcaaaattatgtctcaatacggagagattctctctattgaaaaatgaaggtggaagaacttttttcccggtattctaaatggcgtacgtttgttacgcatgcgcttgaagagggctataccttcttatgtgactttcggttaggatacaagaattccgttcaaattacttgttacctatgacaatcagatggccacatgtcatattgccaaaaagctgttcactacggttacCCAtgcgataaactggacaaggagacaactacaccaaaggacaacggtgtttccttcacaccaaccccagtactcctgcgacagccaccaacaacaatgaagcatccccctcaacgaaaccatcagtatcccctatagaacaaagtacaccagctgcagtttacAACATACCCAACACCTGTGAAATAAGCAACGATTGTTCCGCCAATAACAGTGATGCCGAACAAATGGACCGGAGCGTGAATAGTGAATCACtggcccttattctgcgagtcgagtgagGTGAGATAAGTCGAGTCACCCGAGTCACGCGATTCTGACAGTCGAATGAAGTGACAAAAGTCACCAGGATGAACTCTCACCGTATTCCTGCAGTCGAATATGGGTGACAAAAGTCACCAGGGGTGAGTTTCAGAGTCGATACCTGTGAGTTAAGTGACAGCAGAAACGAAAAatcgagattttcaaaatttctgctagAAAAAGGTGAATGATGTACGGAAAAggatttaattgtttttttttttttcaggcagAAAAACCGAAATTGGTAATCTTTCTAGCTATTCTCAAAATATGAGCTCGATCGGAATCGCTTGCCTAAATCGACTAATTCAAGTCAAATAACATATTTGACTGGATATTCTGAGAGGAGGAGTATTAACTATTCCCATtttgttatgaataaaaaacggctatcaattcaattttgttttatttgcaaTGTCCCAACAAAATAGAATGTATTATGTAttgccattgaattttattgatAAGCTTTGTAGTTATACCTGACTATCCTTGTTCGCTTATTTGTGATAGTCAAGTTTggtatatttttgcctttctcatacagaatggctatgtaatcactttgaaaaccgactcagaaatcttgaaatttcaaagtcGATATCAGTAGGTCTAGTACGAAAagatattttgaagaaaaagattTATGCTAAAACGTATGAAGATTTGATTCGAAAAAAGATTTTGGGTTCTATatcggaaataaaaaaattgatatccatttatattcaaaaatagaataaaatataaaaaaaaaaatgtttgaacctATCAACTAAAATGTGTGTTAAATTCACACTTCTACTTTATATCACATGATAATTGTTAATTTAAGTGTGAGGTaaattcaatgaattttattttgaatttttaaatacaCTGCATAATTATTGTCAATTGTAATTTATGTTTTAATGATAAAACATAAAGTTCTAATTGGTCATTGAAAAACAACTCATGTTACTCATCGCCAACTgttttatgtaaactttatatggCGTAATAACGTACGGAATAACTTAGTAACTGGTGATGCGGTTACAGGTttataatttttgcctttctcacatattTAAGGGCTatacaatcaatgtgaaaaTGGGCCTTTCAACCAaattccatataccattcgattcagctcaaagatctaagcaaatgtctgtgtgtgtgacaaatattgtcactcaattttctcagtcaCAATAGTGAGATTTGGACACACACATAAAAACGACGCAGAGAATCCAAACTAGGCGTACTTTGATATTGATATATTAAGATTAAAAAGTACTTTTTTACATTGTCTTTCAGAACGGAACATAGATCCGGATGCGATACAATAGCAGGCTATATTGAACCATGAGACTTTTCATGATATCCAACATTTGTGGAAATCAATTCAAAAGTATTCATGCAAATTGAGTCCTAATGTGATTTTATTATACATTGATCTAgtgaatcaaaaaccattttgatcTAGATTCAATTTAACAGTACACTATGTTACTACACGAtcttatcattttattcataaatatttttggaataCTTATGATTATTAATATCAAGACCATTAGTATTATTTCATGCAAATAACAAATCCTGCAAAAATATAAAGATTTTCATTGAATAAGTTTCAatcgaaataaataatttatttaccTCACAAAAGGTGATTCTTCAATTGTTTTGACGTCATTTCAATTGCTTTGACGTTTGGGAAATGAATCGTTTGTCGCTTGAGGTACAGCTTCTCACTCACCATGGAATGAACCTCTCACGTCACCCGAGTCGACTCGTAGAATAGGGTGACTACAGTCACGTGACAGCGAGGTGAGATTTGTCGAGTCACctcactcgactcgcagaataagggccaCTGCTCCCTCTTCATTCGCTAGAAAACAGTgaaagtgcctctcctccaaggaaaaaaattacaaaatccagcaaaaaaaaactatttttttattgtaaaacggccacgttaagcttaaGTGCAAAAGAgccaaataaaaaagaaaactataaaaaaatatattatttccGTTAATCTTATTaatgatttcaatttatttcataatgaATGTATATCTAGTGTTAAGTTTTTAGTTATAGAAAGGATTATACGTAACCCAATGAGCTCTCTTCTGATCCTGTTCACTTTCATGGGTTGTGAAGAGTGATTTATAAACTGCAGTAGCGCTGGGGTCCTTCGCTACACTGTAATCTTGTTTAGATTTTTTGAATAAAGGCCCATCACCTATTTTATCGCTTATTAGTGCTCGCTTATTCAATACTATTGGTTTCTTGGACGTACATCCTGGCATACCAGCAACTACTGCTTTCGACGGTCCCGCTTCTGCTTCAGTTGCATCCGAAACTGCAGCAGCTGCAGTTGGAAGTGCTTTCGATTTTCTTTCTGACTTGGACTTCTTTTCCGCTTTAAGACGTGCTGCACGATGCTCCATTCGGGTACGCATCAAATCGATATCCTCGTCTGAACCATTCAAAATTATTACATCTTGATCAGTGAATGGTTTTTGGCACTAAATATTGACGAAAagcattaaaataaaaaaatatgctgTTACGTAAAACGTATGTAAAACTTACCACTGAACAAACTTTGTCCTTGATTTCTTTTAGTGCACGCTCCGAAAACACACATCCACATGTCCAAAGGGCAACGAACCGAAACTGACCACTCATCTCCAATCCAATTAAAGCACAAATGAATTCAGAGCTCTTCCCATCTTGGCGCTCCTCATAAACTGGGTTTGCAGTCAAGTTCAGATCCTTAATATCTTTGAGCGATTTGATGTGTGCACTTGACTCAGGCATTTTACTTTTTTCCAGTAGATGTTCGATAACATTCTGCTTCGAATAAAGTCTACCAAGGCCGCACATAACTATAGGCTTTTGTAAACGTTCTTGAGTAAGTGTACAATGTTTCCAACGGAACTGTCTTTCTGCATCTTTGTCTTTCTGAAAATAAATGCTTTTAAGTGTcgttttcatagatttatattgtTCTGAGCGAAACTCAATTACCTGTTCCGGTTTCTTTTTTAACCGAACTAATTCGTCCCGTCGAGGAATAGTTCCACCGTCGCATCCCATGTtatattttaatgaaaataGTTAGAATTTAGCAAATTGAAACCAAATGGAGTTCATGAAAACAAAACTTTCTCGTATTCTGACGTTTTAACTTTAACCAGCGCACTGACAAAATGTATTTAACCAGCCCACTGACAAATGTAAGTAtgaaatatgacatatataatttTCTTTAGATTCTGAACAAACGAAGTGTACAATTCCTAGTCGATCATTGATTATATCTgacatttttgtaagttttccTTAATAAAATCAAATCAACAAATGAAAATTTATGTAGTCTGTTGTTTTTATATGAAACTAAATTATTATTTAGGGTAAATACAATTATTGTATAACTGTCGGCCAGTTGGTTTTGACAGCAGATTCTAGACAAGGATGCTAGCCGTTTTTATCATGTGCAAGTACCGCGATTACACGTTAATCATTTATTCAAATAACAAAACGATAAGTAATCTACGCCTGTACCCAAtaccaaaatatttttaaactctTCTTCCAAATGTTTATATTCTTGAGCGCCTGAATTAAAATAAATGGGTAATAAAACATAGGTATTGTAGCTCTATAAAAATCGAACATTAGCAACTAAAACTGACTGATGCTAAAGAATAATGATTTGAAATGAATCCAGTAAATAGTTTTGTGTATCCGGATATCCCCGATGATCTGAAGTAAGTGGTAAAATTTATGGAAGGCATTTGTTTGTTGAATAatcttttttttagaaaaattatcTTCAGAGATGACAAACAACGAATGGTTGTCGGTGTTATAGGTAAATCATCGACTCCAGATTGCAATAAACTTGTTGGATTCAATTTACTTACCATTCATCCGGCTCTAACGGATTCGAAATGTTGCGAGGTATTCTCTGGTTTTGTGCATAAAACATATATACTAATACGTCATGTCCATAGGGCCGaatcaaattttatttcgaGAACGAAGGCAACATTCTGTTCTTGCATTTCGAAACTACTTTCGACCAGTATGTAATGGGAGACCTTTTGATGAAAGCTGCACAGAGTGGGAGTGACTATAACTTTGTAAGTTTCAACAGTCGTATAAGAACACGATTCGCACGTATGCTACTGTTTGCGATTCAGGTATGCCACATGATTGTTTTAGTAGAGCCAACATCCGTGTTCGACTCGAGTTATTTATCAATTTtcaaatcattgaaaatcattcgcGAGAAGTACGTGCTAAAGTTTCTACCCAAACTACTGAAAAATTCTAGCGTTGGAAATTATATGGGCAAAGAAGTTCGATTGTGTAGTccgcgatttttatttttcttcgaggGAACTAACGATATAAAACCGGAAGATGTTGAAAAGTTGGATGCATTGGAAAATTCTATTGagaatgaaatttttagaatgctgagaaatgaatttattattaCAAATAATAGTGCAATGTCACTGTTTTCGATACCGAGAAgcaaaaagtttgttttcttCAATAGCGACAGTGGAGCAAAAACAGATCCATTGAATGAATCGATAGATTTGTTGACGCAGTACTTAGATAAACCATCTGGGCAGACTGAAGCGGATGATGAAGAGCTGATGAGTAGATTAAGACCGTATGATGGTTACGGAATGTCCGCGTGGAGCGTGGGAgtcagtaaaaataataatcataagagAAGCATATTAAAGCTTTTGAAAGAGCACGTCGCAGAGGCATTTGAACATGGTTTTGACGATAGTATGTCGAAGTACAGAGGCAGAagtcattttgttgtaagcctaacaacatttgaaaatcaagaTGAACAAGTTGTAATTGGTTTGTACTATATTCTCATTATAGATCCCGGACATTAATACTTGGTTCGAGGGTTTCAAGTTGTTacataaaattttcattgaaaatcctGATAACAGTAGCTACGAACCAGATGATGCGGATTACGTAAGTTATCCATTCTTTC
This genomic window contains:
- the LOC131427182 gene encoding replication termination factor 2 isoform X1, coding for MGCDGGTIPRRDELVRLKKKPEQKDKDAERQFRWKHCTLTQERLQKPIVMCGLGRLYSKQNVIEHLLEKSKMPESSAHIKSLKDIKDLNLTANPVYEERQDGKSSEFICALIGLEMSGQFRFVALWTCGCVFSERALKEIKDKVCSVCQKPFTDQDVIILNGSDEDIDLMRTRMEHRAARLKAEKKSKSERKSKALPTAAAAVSDATEAEAGPSKAVVAGMPGCTSKKPIVLNKRALISDKIGDGPLFKKSKQDYSVAKDPSATAVYKSLFTTHESEQDQKRAHWVTYNPFYN
- the LOC131427182 gene encoding replication termination factor 2 isoform X2, which gives rise to MRRWNYSSTGRISSVKKETGTDKDAERQFRWKHCTLTQERLQKPIVMCGLGRLYSKQNVIEHLLEKSKMPESSAHIKSLKDIKDLNLTANPVYEERQDGKSSEFICALIGLEMSGQFRFVALWTCGCVFSERALKEIKDKVCSVCQKPFTDQDVIILNGSDEDIDLMRTRMEHRAARLKAEKKSKSERKSKALPTAAAAVSDATEAEAGPSKAVVAGMPGCTSKKPIVLNKRALISDKIGDGPLFKKSKQDYSVAKDPSATAVYKSLFTTHESEQDQKRAHWVTYNPFYN